In Phaseolus vulgaris cultivar G19833 chromosome 10, P. vulgaris v2.0, whole genome shotgun sequence, a single genomic region encodes these proteins:
- the LOC137819599 gene encoding short-chain dehydrogenase reductase 2a-like, with protein MGAAEVMPETPLHAVPILSRESSFSSSPRRLEGKVAIVTGGARGIGEATVRVFVKNGARVVIADVEDALGTMLAETLAPSATYVHCDVSVEEEVENLVSSTVSRYGQVDIMFNNAGVLGNQSKNKSILNFDPNEFDRVMQVNVKGMALGIKHAARAMIPKGIGCIISTASVAGVMGGLGPHAYTASKHAIVGLTKNTACELGRYGIRVNCISPFGVATNMLVNAWRSGGCDGEEGDDEGINFGLPFQEEVEKMEGFVRGLANLKGQTLRAKDIAEAALYLASDESKYVSGHNLVVDGGVTSSRNCIGL; from the exons ATGGGTGCAGCTGAAGTAATGCCTGAAACTCCCCTTCATGCAGTTCCTATCCTTTCAAGAGAAAGCAGTTTTTCATCTTCACCAAGAAG GTTGGAGGGAAAGGTTGCTATCGTAACAGGGGGTGCGAGAGGGATTGGTGAAGCAACGGTGCGAGTGTTCGTGAAGAACGGTGCAAGGGTAGTGATAGCGGATGTTGAGGATGCACTTGGCACGATGCTGGCGGAGACCTTGGCCCCTTCAGCCACGTACGTGCACTGCGATGTTAGCGTGGAAGAAGAGGTTGAAAATTTGGTGAGTTCAACAGTTTCTCGGTACGGTCAAGTGGACATAATGTTCAACAATGCAGGGGTGTTGGGGAACCAGTCCAAGAACAAAAGCATTCTGAACTTTGACCCCAACGAGTTCGACCGTGTGATGCAGGTGAACGTGAAGGGCATGGCCTTGGGGATCAAGCACGCTGCAAGGGCCATGATTCCTAAGGGGATTGGGTGCATCATTTCCACTGCTAGTGTTGCTGGGGTCATGGGGGGGCTTGGCCCACATGCTTACACTGCCTCAAAGCATGCCATTGTGGGGTTAACCAAGAACACTGCTTGTGAGTTGGGGAGGTATGGAATAAGGGTGAATTGTATTTCCCCCTTTGGAGTTGCCACCAACATGCTTGTGAATGCTTGGAGAAGTGGTGGCTGTGATGGGGAAGAGGGTGATGATGAGGGAATCAATTTTGGGTTGCCATTTCAAGAGGAGGTGGAGAAAATGGAGGGGTTTGTTAGAGGGCTTGCCAACTTGAAAGGACAAACTCTAAGAGCCAAAGATATTGCTGAGGCTGCACTCTATCTTGCTAGTGATGAATCCAAGTATGTTAGTGGTCATAATCTTGTTGTGGATGGTGGAGTCACCTCCTCAAGAAACTGCATTGGTTTGTAA